One Bacteroidales bacterium genomic window, CACTTTTCCCGCTGCCTACTGCTCCGAAAATCCCGAAAAGGTGGGCGGAGGTCAGCATACTGAAATCTATATCCTGTTCTTTCAGGTATGAATAAATGCCGGATATTTTAAGTCGGATAGGGATCATGGATTCGTTGATTTCTTTATCGACGGCGGTTTGGAGTGAAAGGAATAATTAAATATCTGACTAGTCGGCCTGTTCTGTTTCGGCAATCACCTCCCTGAGGACTTCAAGCAGTCCATCATCAGGTGCCTGGCCTTTCCTGGCGCTGAAAAATTCACAAAACAGCTCCTGAATGCCAGCCTGGACATGGTTTGCCCTTGAATCTGCCGGTTCTGCATTTTCTACTGAATTCCTGATTTCGGGAATGATGGCAATGATTCCACCATGTAATTCCTGCAATTTTCGGCGGTTTTCGCCAGATAAATAGGTGTCACTTACCAGAGTGAGCTCTACCAGGGCATCTGGATTAGCCAGCAACCATTCTTCTGCTTCCTGAAGAGTTTCTGAACGCTTCCTGAACAGAGGCCTTCCTCCTTTAAGCGGTATCATTTCAACCCGGGCTGCCTTGCCTGGCTCGAGATCAATAAGTACGACATGTTTTTGTTGACCGGCTTCGCTGAATGAATATGACAGGGGGCTACCTGAGTAAATCACCGGGCATGGTGCAGTAGTAACAGTCTGTGTCCTGTGCAGATGACCAAGTGCAACATACTGTAATGAAGCAGGTATTGCTGAGGTGTAAATGGCCTGGGCTCCCCCGATATGGTTGATCGGCCTCTCATCTTCAGGCTCTTCAGGAACTTCACCCCCTTCATTCATGAATAACAGGTGAGTTAGTAGAATATTAACGCCTTTGTCGTCGCAATGCCGTTCAGCTAACATCCCCCAGTGATCAGCCAGTATATCCTGTAGATCCTTTTCCTGGCTGAGGCCTTTGCGCAGCCGGATTTCGTTGGCATAGGGTGTTGACAAAACCCTGAGCGCGGGCTTTCCGGGTAGTTGAAGATTCATAAATCCCGGTTCAGAAGCAGCTATTGTAAATTTGCCGTCCAGTGAATATTCAGGGATACTGGTATCAGGGAAACCGGCAAAAATAATCCCGCATTCACGGGCTAAAGGGTCGGGAGCCTCAATTCTTTCCGGCATATCATGGTTTCCGGCTATGGCGATAACAGGCCTTTTCCCATCGGAGGCAAGCTTTTTAAGACTACTGTAAAACAGGTCAAGCGATTCAGCCGGGGGATTAAAGGTGTCGAACAGGTCGCCGGCAATCACAATCACATCCGCTTTATGCTCATCAGCAATATGCCTGATCTCTTCCAGGATCTCAACCTGTTCCCCGTGGCGCGAAAAACGTTCCAGCCGCTTTCCCAGGTGCCAGTCGGAAGTATGGAGAATTCTTATCATATGCTTCTTGAATTCATAGTTTTTTCAAATTTCTTAAGAATTACCATGACTCCTGCGAATGTTTATAACTTAAGCTTCTTTCTTTATTTTTACAGTTATAATCCTTTCTTCTCATGAAAAGACTTTTCATTTCCCTTTTTCTGCTGACACTTATCGGACAATTGTTTTCCCAATCAACAGGGAATGAATGGGATGAATTAAGAAAAAGGCCCGATCCACAATGGTTCAGGGATGCCAAACTGGGCATCTTTATTCATTGGAGCCTGAGTGCCGTCCCGGCCTGGAGCGGTAAAGAGCAGTATGCCGAGTGGTTCCTAAGGGGATTATTAACAGGTGATTCTGCCAGGATCCGTTTTCAACAAGAGGTTTTTGGAGAGGATTTCAAGTATGAAGATTATGCGGCACTCTTCAAAGGAGAATTGTTTGATGCCCAGGAATGGGCGGAATTATTTGAAGAAGCGGGTGCCCGGTATGTGGTGCTGGTTTCAAAGCACCATGATGGTTATTGTTTATGGCCTAGTAAGTATGCTCCAGGCTGGAATACCATGGAAACCGGTCCCCATCGTGATATTGTCGGGGAATTGAGTGAAGCAGTGAGGGGCAGAGGCCTGAAAATGGGACTGTATTACTCACTGCCTGAATGGAATCACCCCCTCTATCGTTGGGGAACCGATGAACCGGCAAGGGTGAACAATTACGTTGAAAAACACATGATTCCTCAATTCCGGGAGCTGGTTTCAACCTATAAGCCTTCACTCATTTTTGCAGATGGCGAATGGGATCATCCTGCCTCCGTTTGGCATTCGGCGGAATTAATCTCATGGTACTATCAACTCATTGGGGAGGAGGCGATTGTGAACGACCGTTGGGGAGGTGGCAGCGATGGCATTGGCTTTCGCACTCCTGAATATAGCTCCGGGCTTGTTAACAGCGACCGGCCATGGGCAGAGGTAAGAGGACTGGGAAGGAGTTTCGGACTAAACAGGAATGAAGCGTTGGAAGCTTATCTTACCCCCCGCGACCTTATCCATTTCTTTGTAAAAGCCGTTTCCAATGGAGGCGGAATGATCCTGAATGTTGGGCCGTATTGCGATGGACAGATACCCTTACTCCAGCAGGAGCGGCTCATGCAATTGGGGGAATGGCTCAAAATCAACGGGGAAGCTATCTACGGCTCAACGCCCTGTCCGATTACCATGGAAGAAAAGGATGTGACATTCGAAAGAGTGGATATGGAACTC contains:
- the sbcD gene encoding exonuclease subunit SbcD translates to MRILHTSDWHLGKRLERFSRHGEQVEILEEIRHIADEHKADVIVIAGDLFDTFNPPAESLDLFYSSLKKLASDGKRPVIAIAGNHDMPERIEAPDPLARECGIIFAGFPDTSIPEYSLDGKFTIAASEPGFMNLQLPGKPALRVLSTPYANEIRLRKGLSQEKDLQDILADHWGMLAERHCDDKGVNILLTHLLFMNEGGEVPEEPEDERPINHIGGAQAIYTSAIPASLQYVALGHLHRTQTVTTAPCPVIYSGSPLSYSFSEAGQQKHVVLIDLEPGKAARVEMIPLKGGRPLFRKRSETLQEAEEWLLANPDALVELTLVSDTYLSGENRRKLQELHGGIIAIIPEIRNSVENAEPADSRANHVQAGIQELFCEFFSARKGQAPDDGLLEVLREVIAETEQAD
- a CDS encoding alpha-L-fucosidase produces the protein MKRLFISLFLLTLIGQLFSQSTGNEWDELRKRPDPQWFRDAKLGIFIHWSLSAVPAWSGKEQYAEWFLRGLLTGDSARIRFQQEVFGEDFKYEDYAALFKGELFDAQEWAELFEEAGARYVVLVSKHHDGYCLWPSKYAPGWNTMETGPHRDIVGELSEAVRGRGLKMGLYYSLPEWNHPLYRWGTDEPARVNNYVEKHMIPQFRELVSTYKPSLIFADGEWDHPASVWHSAELISWYYQLIGEEAIVNDRWGGGSDGIGFRTPEYSSGLVNSDRPWAEVRGLGRSFGLNRNEALEAYLTPRDLIHFFVKAVSNGGGMILNVGPYCDGQIPLLQQERLMQLGEWLKINGEAIYGSTPCPITMEEKDVTFERVDMELNFDWVRNSPGKPISEDHFTAEWNGYIEPLYSETYQFEAEADDAVKVWIDNTLVVDAGNQSVDGTQSNVMEAGKGLKNNGMIKLQAGRKYPVRVEYQEKTQNAHLFLRWSSASQLKEVIPADRFSLKADRGSQPGLQATYRSKATWHCYTRQNENTYAIALEWPKDNVLRLNLDLADQAKIELLGRPGELPWKRESKGISVDLSSIKIAELPCEWAWVFRIGN